In Scyliorhinus torazame isolate Kashiwa2021f unplaced genomic scaffold, sScyTor2.1 scaffold_1193, whole genome shotgun sequence, the DNA window actcgctctcgcccctcacactcgctctcgcccctcacactcgctctcgcccctcacactcgctctcgcccctcacactcgctctcgcccctcacactcgctctcgcccctcacactcgctctcgcccctcacactcgctctcgcccctcacactcgctctcgcccctcacactcgctctcgcccctcacactcgctctcgcccctcacaatcgctctcgcccctcacactcgctctcgcccctcacactcgctctcgcccctcacactcgctctcgcccctcacactcgctctcgcccctcacactcgctctcgcccctcacactcgctctcgcccctcacactcgctctcgcccctcactcgctctcgcccctcactcgctctcgcccctcactcgctctcgcccctcacactcgctctcgcccctcacactcgctctcgcccctcacactcgctctctctcccacactcgctctctctcccacactcgctctctctcccacactcgctctctctcccacactcgctctccctcccacactcgttctctcgcccctcacactcgctctcgcccctcacactcgctctcgcccctcacactcgctctcgcccctcacactcgctctcgcccctcacactcgctctcgcccctcacactcgctctcgcccctcactcgctctcgcccctcactcgctctcgcccctcacactcgctctcgcccctcacactcgctctcgcccctcacactcgctctcgcccctcacactcgctctcgcccctcacactcgctctcgcccctcacactcgctctcgcccctcacagtcgctctcgcccctcacactcgctctcgcccctcacactcgctctcgcccctcacactcgctctcgcccctcacactcgctctcgcccctcacactcgctctcgcccctcacactcgctctcgcccctcacactcgctctcgcccctcacactcgctctcgcccctcacactcgctctcgcccctcacactcgctctcgcccctcacactcgctctcgcccctcacactcgctctcgcccctcacactcgctctcgcccctcacactcgctctcgcccctcacactcgctctcgcccctcacactcgctctcgcccctcacactcgctctcgcccctcacactcgctctcgcccctcacactcgctctcgcccctcacactcgctctcgcccctcacactcgctctcgcccctcacactcgctctcgcccctcacactcgctctcgcccctcacactcgctctcgcccctcacactcgctctcgcccctcacactcgctctcgcccctcacactcgctctcgcccctcacactcgctctcgcccctcacactcgctctcgcccctcacactcgctctcgcccctcacactcgctctcgcccctcacactcgctctcgcccctcacactcgctctcgcccctcacactcgctctcgcccctcacactcgctctcgcccctcacactcgctctcgcccctcacactcgctctcgcccctcacactcgctctcgcccctcacactcgctctcgcccctcacactcgctctcgcccctcacactcgctctcgcccctcacactcgctctcgcccctcacactcgctctcgccccccacactcgctctcgcctcccacactcgctctctctcccacactcgctctctctcccacactcgctctctctcccacactcgctctctctcccacactcgctctctctcccacactcgctctctctcccacactcgctctctctcccacactcgctctctctcccacactcgctctctctcccacactcgctctctctcccacactcgctctctctcccacactcgctctctctcccacactcgctctctctcccacactcgctctctctcccacactcgctctctctcccacactcgctctctctcccacactcgctctctctcccacactcgctctctctcccacactcgctctctctcccacactcgctctctctcccacactcgctctctctcccacactcgctctctctcccacactcgctctctctcccacactcgctctctctcccacactcgctctctctcccacactcgctctctctcccacactcgctctctctcccacactcgctctctctcccacactcgctctctctcccacactcgctctctcccacactcgctctctctcccacactcgctctctctcccacactcgctctctctcccacactcgctctctctcccacactcgctctctctcccacactctctctctctcccacactctctctctctcccacactctctctctctcccacactctctctctctcccacactctctctctctcccacactctctctctctcccacactctctctctctcccacactctctctctctcccacactctctctctctcccacactctctctctctcccacactctctctctctcccacactctctctctctcccacactctctctctctcccacactctctctctctcccacactctctctctctcccacactctctctctctcccacactctctctctctcccacactctctctctctcccacactctctctctctcccacactctctctctctcccacactctctctctctcccacactctctctctctcccacactctctctctctcccacactctctctctcccacactctctctctctcccacactctctctctctcccacactctctctctctctcccacactctctctctctcccacactctctctctctcccacactctctctctctcccacactctctctctctcccacactctctctctctcccacactctctctctctcccacactctctctctctcccacactctctccctctcccacactctctccctctcccacactctctccctctcccacactctctctctctcccacactctctctctctcccacactctctctctgatcccccccactctctctctctctctctctctggccacccCGTTCTCTCTCAGatgctctctcccacactctcgctctctcccacactctcgctcGCCCCACACTCTCGCTCGCCCCACACTCTCGctcgccccacactctctccctctcccacactctctccctctcccacactctctccctctcccacactctctccctctcccacactctctccctctcccacactctctccctctcccacactctcgctctctcccacactctcgctctctcccacactctcgctctctcccacactctcgctctctcccacactctcgccctctcccacactctcactctctcccacactctcactctctcccacactctcactctctcccacctcactctctcccacctcacacttgctctcgcccctcacactcactctctctcccacctctctcccctcaaactcgctctcgcccctcacactcactctcgctcccacactctctctctctctctcccactctctctccctcccacactctctctctcccacactctctcactctctctctcccacactctctctctcccacactctctcactctctctctcccacactctctctctctcccacactctctctctctcccacactctctctctctcccacactctctctctctcccacactctctctctctcccacactctctctctcccacactctctctctcccacactctctctccctcccacactctctctctcccacactctctcactctctctctcccacactctcactctctctctcccacactctctctctctcccacactctctctctctcccacactctctctctctcccacacactctctctctcccacacactctctctctcccacactctctctctctctctcccacactctctctctctctcccccacactctctctctctctctctctcccacactctctctctcccacactctctctctctctcccacactctctctctctcccacactctctctctcccacactctctctctctcccacactctctctctcccacactctctctctctcacactctctctctcacacactctctctctcacccacacactctctctctcacccacactctctttctcacccactctgtttctctcacacactccataagaccataagagaggagcagaattaggccactcggcccatcgagtctgctccgccattcaatcatggctgatatttttctcatccccattctcctgccttctccccataatccttgatccccttattaatcaagaacctatctatctctgtcttaaagacactcagtgatttggcctccacagccttctgcagcaaagagttccacagattcaccaacctctggctgaagaaattcctcttcatctctgttttaaaggattgttcctttagtctgaggttgtgtcctctgcttctagtttttcctacaagtggatacattttcttcacgtccactctatccaggctactcagtatcctgtaagtttcaataagttcccccctcatccttctaaactcaacaagtacagacccaaagacctcaaccgttcctcatacaataagcttttcattccagggatcattcttgtgaacctcctctggaccctttccaaggccagcacatccttccttagatacggggcccaaaactgctcacattactcaAAATCGGGTCTGACtagtgccttatacagcctcagaagtacatccctggtcttgtattctagccctcttgacatgaatgctaacattgcatttgccttcctaactgccgactgaacctgcacgttaaccttaagagaatggtgaacaaggactcccaagtccctttgtgctgctgatttcctaagcatttccccacttagaaaatagtctatgcctccattttccttccaaaatgaataacctcacacttttccacattgtattccatctgccacttctgtgcccaatctcctagcctgtccaagtccttctgaagcccgcctacttcctcaatactatctgtccctccacCGATctatgtatcatctgcaaacttagcaacaatgccttcagttccttcctccagatcattaatgtatattgtgaaaagttgtggtcccagcaccgactccTGAGGTACATcaatagtcaccggctgccatgctgaaaaagacccctttatccccactctctgccttctgccagtcagccaatcctctatccatgccagggtcttacccttaacaccatgggctcttaacttatttaaccgtctcctgtgcggcaccttgtcaaaggccttctggaaatctaaataaatctcgtccactggttctcctttgtctaaattcATTGTTActgcctcaaagaactccaacagatttgtcagacatgacctccccttgcaaagccttgctgactcagtcctattttatcatgcacttccaagtactgcgCAATCtcgtctttaataatggactctaaaatcttaccagtgaccgaagtcaggctaaccggcctatatgtcccatcttctgcctccctcccttcttaaacaatggtgttacattagccactctccTGTTCTCTGGGACCCTCAGCTATCTctattagaaccctggggtgtagtccatccggtccaggtgacttatccacattcagatctttcagtttccccagaaccttctccttagtaatggtcactgcactcacctctgccccctgattctcctttgCTCTGGCATTAGGTCTCTTCCACCCTGAAGACTGACTAACTATTcaattcgtctgccatttctttgtttcttattattacACATTCTCTCTCCAACTCACTTTCACTCTCTTCCCCCCTGCaatctccccatctctctgccggactctctctttttcactcattctctctctctcaacccccactcTATTTCTTTACCACAGCAATTCTTCCTTTCCTCTCACGCGTCATTCCCATCCACTCCACAACCCCgagtctctctcctccctctcccgctgctcccaactCACGTCTTGTTGCAGTATGAACTGCCATCGCCCGCATATCCTCTGTTACAGTGACATTCAAAGGATTCAAAGGTGTTCCTGCAGGTGGCAAATGAATTACAGTTGTCCATTCGGAGGCGGCACTCGTCAATGTCAGGACAGACTCCATAGGACCAGCTGGCTGGCTCACTGACCGACAGGTTGTAGAGACCCAGCAGTGCAACCGAACAATTCTCAAACCCTCGGAGTCTGGAGAAATCACCCGCCAAACACCTGGGAAACAGCAGTGGACATGTGAGGAAGGCAGCAGATAGACACCAGACAGAGTTAATCACACACAGAGAAAACCAGACACCAGACAGAGCTAAGCACACACAGCGACACCCAGACAGAGCTAATCACACACAGCGACAGCCAGACACCAGACATAGCGAATCACACTCAGGCACCATACAGAGCTAATCACACCCAGACACCAGACAGATTTATTCACCCCCAGACACAGCGAATCacacacagcaacacccagacaGAGGTAATCACACCCAGACACCAGACCGAGCTAATCACACTCAGCAACACCCAGACAGCAGACAGAGCTAATTACACACAGAGACACCCATTCACCAGAGAAACACTCAGACACTAGCCACAGGTAATTACACAGACACCTAGACACCAGACAGAGCtaatcacacacagagacacccagGCAGAGTTAATCACACAGAGACATCCAGACACCAGGCAGAGCtaatcacacacagagacactcagagTTAATCACACACAGGACCCAGACAACAGACAAGGTTAATCACATTCAGACATCCAGATATCAGACACTACTAATCACCAACATGCATAGGCCAGTCCTCGACCCAAAGACCACCTACACGTCCCTCTCCTGAACATTACCTGCCAATGGTGGGATTGTCGGAGTCTCCACACCAACCGCACTCAAAGTTTCGCAGACAGTCCTTACAGGTGAGGAATCGAGAGCAATCTAGACACTTACTGACCGAGTGAATGCTGCAAATAGGAGATAGAACACAGGCTCAATTTTATCCAGCCATGCCCACAACCCTGAGAATAGGTAGAGAAGGTATACACTCTCTCTGCACTGGCGTAAATCCTTTCGCCTTTGACCTTTTCTCTATTGTCCCCCCTCCTACCATCCAACAGCATGAGAACCCATCGCATTTGAAACTGCCTTCAGTTCTGAGAAAGAGTCCTATtcaactcgaaacattaactctctttctctctccacagatgccacctGACCTGTTGAGTTTTATCCAGCGCTTTCTATCCTTAATTCCGATCTCCTTTTACTTACCATATGGCGAGGAGCAGGAGAAGGAGGATGAGGGATTGGAACTGAATGGAAGAATTTAGTTTGGGAGGAATAAAATTCAAAACGCGAAACACTTGTGGAGCCATAGCGGGGCAGGGAATTAGATCTATAGATAGTGCAGCAGGGAATTAGATCCATAGACAGCGGGGCAGGGAATTAGATCTATAGATAGCAGGGCAGGGAATTAGATCTATAGATAGCAGATTCGATCCAGAGATCAGTAGAAGTGGTAGCACGAGGGGGATTGAAGCTGTTTTGCTGTACGTGGGATCCCGAGGTTTGACAAATTGGGGATTGGAGGTGATGGTAAAGCTGAGCGATCTACTGATCAGGATGGAGGTCAAATACTGGGTGCACTGGGATATTGTGATTATGGAGTGTGTGTAGCGGAGGGTCAGCGAGATGCTGAGATAGAAGGGCAGTATGCAGGCAAATCTCAGAGAAATTGAAAAAAAATAGGTAAtaataggggatttcaacttcaccaatgttttttaaaaaatttagagtacccaattattttttattttttttccaattaagggcaatttagcgtggccaatccacctaacctacacacctttgggttgtgggggtgaaacccacgcagacacgtagagaatgtgcaaactccacatggacagtgactcagggccgggatccaaacctgggtcctcagcaccgtagtcccagtgctaaccactgcgctattgtgctgccctcaacttccccaacattaaatccgatagtcaaagtgtgaaaggcttggagggggcggaattcttaaaatgcatccaggagacctTTTTATGCCAATATGCAGAAAGTCCTACAAGAGAGGGACctagttttagggaatgaagccgtgcaagtggttgaagtttcagttggggagcattttgaTGATAGTGACCGTAACTCAGTAGTTATGGAAAGAGACAAAAGTTAAAGTTCTGAATTGGCACAGTGGGGGCAATTTTAATTgaataagacaggatctggccaaagtcggCTGGGAGCAGATACTTGCAGTAAAATTTGATTAATTCACAAAGGAATACAGGGTCACATATTCCCGTAAAAGTGAAAAATGGGAGCAataagtccagagaaccctggatgtcagaGTTGGATTGGGGgggaaagggaggcttatggcaggtaCCAAAGTCTCAAAACAGCAGATTCCCTGGAGGAAGATAGAAAAGGGCTGAGGGtcactttaaaaataaattaggagagtgAAGAGGGGACATGGGAAAAAACTggtgggtaaaataaaggaaaatccaaagctGTTTTGTAAGTATATTAAGGACAAGAGAATGACCAGGGACATGAATGTAGGAgacttgatcagtaagtttgcaggtaACACAATAATTGGTTGTGTGGTAAGGAGTGAGGAAGAAAGCCTCATTAGGGACCTGTGaggcaatgtgtgtgtgcagccgAAAGAcataggtgaggttttaaatgagtactttgcatctgtgttcactatggagaaggatgatgtaggtatagaaatcagagAGGGGGACTATGGTATATTTGAACAACTGGgaaggaggaggtattaacagttTTAGCAGGCTTAAAAGTTGATAAATCCCCATGCccagatgagttgtatcccaggGTGGAAATCACAGAAAATCAAACTTTAGTGAAAGGGAAACATTTGGAAAAAATTATGGAGGGGCAAG includes these proteins:
- the LOC140407137 gene encoding multiple epidermal growth factor-like domains protein 8; translation: MNAGSSSVAHRIVFLFDRLSTCRQCLNNSSQCAWCESTHTCFLFTTYLAKYPSGECRDWYDSIHSVSKCLDCSRFLTCKDCLRNFECGWCGDSDNPTIGRCLAGDFSRLRGFENCSVALLGLYNLSVSEPASWSYGVCPDIDECRLRMDNCNSFATCRNTFESFECHCNRGYAGDGSSYCNKT